A portion of the Pedosphaera parvula Ellin514 genome contains these proteins:
- the atpF gene encoding F0F1 ATP synthase subunit B translates to MNHLLILAAAQGNPFEDIAKQFGFNWPSFIAQVISFLIVAGLLYKFAYQPILKILDERRKRIEESLANAEKIKAEVASTEVARQEILAKANTQANKLIEEARAAANKVRETETQKAIGEAAQIIAKAREATVAERAAEMAKLRREVGQLVVRTTAQVTGKILTPEDQKRLVDDTNKQLAA, encoded by the coding sequence ATGAATCATTTGTTAATTCTTGCAGCCGCTCAAGGGAATCCGTTTGAGGATATCGCGAAGCAATTCGGTTTCAATTGGCCTTCGTTTATCGCGCAGGTGATCAGCTTCCTGATCGTTGCAGGATTGCTCTACAAGTTTGCCTATCAGCCAATCTTGAAAATCCTAGATGAGCGCCGCAAACGCATCGAGGAGAGCCTGGCGAATGCCGAGAAGATCAAGGCGGAAGTCGCCAGCACCGAAGTCGCCCGTCAGGAGATCCTGGCAAAGGCAAATACGCAGGCCAACAAGTTGATTGAAGAGGCGCGTGCTGCAGCGAACAAGGTTCGCGAGACCGAAACGCAGAAGGCGATTGGTGAAGCGGCGCAGATCATTGCCAAAGCCCGTGAAGCCACTGTGGCTGAACGTGCGGCCGAAATGGCCAAATTGCGCCGGGAAGTGGGACAACTGGTGGTTCGCACTACGGCGCAGGTTACCGGCAAGATTCTTACACCGGAAGACCAGAAGCGCCTGGTGGATGATACGAACAAGCAATTGGCAGCCTAA
- the atpA gene encoding F0F1 ATP synthase subunit alpha, whose product MSNLLQEIEAQISGVKTSVAKQNVGIVREIGDGVAKIEGLTDAMLNEMLDFGNGIVGLALNLEENEVGAIILGEYTSIREGQEVRTTGKLLQVPVGKGLLGRVVNSLGQPVDGKGPITSDVSYPVEKIAPGIIKRRSVSQPVQTGIMAVDAMIPIGRGQRELIIGDRSTGKTTIGVDTMINQARINKAAEAAGDKSFRPIYNIYVAIGQKQSNIARVINVLEEAGAMPYTIIVVAAASDSATNQYLAPFAGAAMGEWFMDNGMDALIIYDDLSKHAVAYRQVSLVLKRPSGREAYPGDVFYLHSRLLERSARVSEKYGNGSLTALPIIETQAGDVSAYIPTNVISITDGQIYLETDLFYQGVRPAISVGLSVSRVGSAAQIKAMKQVAGRIKGDLAQFRELAAFAQFGSDLDARTQAQLERGKRIVEVFKQPQYNPIAVEVQAATLWTVQNGFMDDVAVDKIKDFQKKLTEYLTTRKSELMGKILKEKALSDPLIAELKAAVTEFKQTYK is encoded by the coding sequence ATGAGTAATTTATTACAAGAAATCGAAGCCCAAATTTCGGGTGTCAAGACCAGCGTAGCGAAGCAGAATGTTGGCATTGTGCGCGAAATCGGTGACGGCGTAGCCAAGATTGAAGGTCTGACTGATGCGATGCTTAACGAGATGCTTGATTTCGGCAACGGAATCGTCGGCCTCGCGTTGAACCTGGAAGAAAACGAAGTTGGCGCGATTATTCTTGGTGAATATACCAGCATTCGCGAAGGCCAGGAAGTGCGCACCACCGGCAAGTTGTTGCAGGTGCCAGTGGGCAAAGGCCTGCTTGGCCGCGTGGTGAACTCACTGGGCCAGCCCGTCGATGGCAAGGGACCGATCACGAGCGATGTCAGCTATCCTGTTGAGAAAATTGCTCCGGGCATCATCAAACGCCGGTCGGTCAGTCAGCCAGTGCAAACTGGTATCATGGCGGTTGACGCGATGATTCCAATTGGCCGTGGCCAGCGCGAATTGATCATTGGTGACCGTTCCACTGGCAAGACGACCATTGGCGTGGACACGATGATCAATCAAGCCCGCATCAACAAGGCAGCAGAAGCTGCCGGGGACAAGAGTTTTCGTCCCATCTACAACATTTATGTAGCGATCGGCCAGAAGCAGTCGAACATTGCGCGCGTGATTAATGTGTTGGAGGAGGCCGGTGCGATGCCTTACACCATCATTGTGGTGGCGGCCGCTTCTGATTCAGCCACGAACCAGTATCTTGCACCGTTCGCCGGTGCGGCGATGGGCGAATGGTTCATGGATAACGGCATGGACGCCTTGATCATTTATGATGATCTTTCCAAGCACGCAGTTGCTTATCGCCAGGTGTCACTGGTGTTGAAGCGCCCGTCAGGCCGCGAAGCTTATCCTGGTGACGTATTCTATTTGCACAGCCGCTTGTTGGAACGTTCGGCTCGTGTGAGCGAGAAGTACGGCAATGGTTCATTGACCGCGCTTCCGATCATTGAAACGCAAGCCGGTGACGTTTCGGCGTATATTCCGACCAACGTGATTTCGATTACGGACGGCCAGATTTACCTTGAAACAGACTTGTTCTATCAAGGTGTTCGTCCGGCTATTTCTGTCGGTCTCTCGGTCTCCCGCGTGGGTTCGGCGGCGCAGATCAAAGCGATGAAGCAGGTGGCAGGCCGTATCAAAGGTGACCTCGCCCAGTTCCGCGAATTGGCTGCGTTCGCGCAGTTCGGTTCCGATCTGGATGCCAGGACGCAGGCCCAGCTTGAACGTGGCAAGCGCATCGTGGAAGTGTTCAAGCAGCCGCAGTACAATCCAATTGCCGTGGAAGTTCAGGCTGCGACTTTGTGGACGGTGCAGAATGGTTTCATGGATGACGTGGCCGTGGACAAGATCAAAGATTTCCAGAAAAAACTTACCGAATATTTGACTACCCGGAAGTCCGAGCTGATGGGCAAGATTCTGAAAGAAAAAGCACTTTCTGACCCGCTTATTGCCGAGTTAAAGGCAGCGGTGACCGAGTTCAAGCAAACATACAAGTAA
- a CDS encoding TonB-dependent receptor, protein MKIYKIIGWSSALCLSATLLRAQETNEVELLRRQLKDATENFDKVVREQRQIIDSLNKRLDALSQSQGQITNAQQQPMLATSPSASTNQPSASTPPTNDQATAAEKAKLEEQLAKDLAANAEPAPAKSATAAGKSIDLSQPLTIARAGSAYMNISFDTLMDFGWSTARDPSAQLQLGDHDPIKRGFSLRNAELAVDGAVDPYFKGFGNIVLKLDQNNQTSVELEEAYLVTTSLPHNLQLKAGQFFAAFGRQNPQHPHQWAFVDDPIILTRAFGPDGLRSIGTQLSYLLPLPFYTEAFLGVLDGQGGTSFSFRNPGDPDVTGVSRFRGRATFDRSLRGPQDLVYVPRLASSFEVTEQQTLVLGASGAFGSNETGPHSRSEVYGVDAYWKWKSLNANEGFPFVSFQTEGLFIRYGAGADPTATLPGPLPAENLHDWGMYSQVLWGFKPHWVAGLRGEYVNGDAGAFDPFDPFRGERTRVSPNMTWFPSEFSKIRLQYNFDNGEFIGQQHSVWMQVEFLLGAHGAHKF, encoded by the coding sequence ATGAAAATTTATAAAATTATTGGGTGGTCTTCTGCCCTTTGCCTGAGTGCAACCCTGCTTCGGGCCCAGGAGACAAATGAAGTGGAGCTTTTGCGGCGTCAACTTAAGGATGCCACGGAAAACTTCGACAAAGTCGTCAGAGAGCAGCGTCAAATCATTGATTCGTTAAACAAGCGGTTGGATGCCCTCTCGCAATCACAGGGTCAAATAACCAATGCCCAGCAGCAGCCGATGCTCGCGACCAGTCCATCGGCGTCAACAAACCAACCTTCAGCTAGTACTCCGCCGACCAACGATCAGGCTACCGCAGCTGAGAAAGCGAAGTTGGAGGAACAACTGGCAAAGGATCTGGCAGCCAATGCCGAACCCGCTCCGGCCAAATCAGCGACTGCTGCGGGCAAGTCGATTGATCTGTCGCAGCCACTAACGATTGCCAGGGCAGGCTCAGCCTATATGAACATCAGCTTTGATACGTTGATGGATTTTGGCTGGTCAACGGCGCGTGATCCATCCGCTCAACTTCAACTCGGCGATCACGATCCCATCAAACGCGGATTCTCCCTGCGCAATGCTGAACTGGCGGTGGACGGAGCTGTGGACCCTTACTTCAAAGGGTTCGGGAATATTGTTCTCAAGTTGGATCAAAACAACCAAACCAGTGTTGAGTTGGAAGAGGCGTACCTGGTGACCACCTCATTGCCACATAACTTGCAATTAAAGGCGGGACAGTTTTTTGCAGCTTTTGGACGACAGAATCCGCAGCACCCGCATCAGTGGGCGTTTGTGGACGATCCGATCATTCTGACGCGCGCTTTCGGTCCGGATGGATTACGGAGTATTGGGACGCAGCTATCCTATTTGCTGCCGCTCCCATTTTATACCGAAGCGTTCCTGGGAGTGCTGGATGGGCAGGGTGGGACGTCGTTCAGCTTTCGTAATCCGGGCGATCCTGATGTTACCGGTGTGTCCCGTTTTCGAGGCCGCGCGACATTTGACCGCTCACTGCGCGGTCCGCAGGATTTGGTTTATGTTCCGCGGTTGGCTTCTTCGTTTGAGGTGACAGAGCAACAAACGTTGGTGCTGGGAGCTTCAGGCGCTTTTGGATCGAATGAAACGGGGCCGCACAGCCGGTCTGAGGTGTATGGAGTGGATGCGTACTGGAAGTGGAAATCACTCAATGCGAATGAAGGTTTCCCCTTCGTTTCCTTCCAGACAGAAGGATTGTTCATACGATACGGAGCGGGAGCAGATCCGACCGCGACGTTGCCGGGACCATTGCCGGCGGAGAACCTGCACGATTGGGGAATGTATTCCCAGGTGCTCTGGGGTTTTAAACCGCATTGGGTGGCCGGACTGCGCGGCGAGTATGTGAATGGTGATGCCGGGGCTTTCGATCCATTTGATCCATTTCGTGGGGAACGGACACGCGTGTCTCCGAACATGACGTGGTTCCCGAGCGAGTTTTCCAAAATACGTCTACAATATAATTTCGATAACGGCGAGTTCATCGGCCAACAACATTCAGTATGGATGCAGGTGGAATTCCTGCTGGGTGCTCATGGTGCACATAAATTTTAA
- a CDS encoding metal ABC transporter substrate-binding protein — MKKFKLSFVLLAALLPLMAQAKMKVIATTPDLGSIAEAIGGDKVEVTTLARPTEDPHFVDAKPSFIVKLNRADALVEGGAELEIGWLPRLLDDARNNKLEPGAPAHISASQGIQLLEVPATLDRSKGDIHAAGNPHFMTDPMNGKIVAQHIADSFSALDPKSSETYKANLKKFTGELDAKMGEWDKLLAPYKGQEVIAYHDSWPYFAKRFGLNIDMFLEPKPGIPPTPSHLAEVIIKMKQNKDHVIIVDPYQNRKTADTVARNTDATVVQVTQFPGGVKGTEGGYIQMMDYLVKSIATALGEKK, encoded by the coding sequence ATGAAAAAGTTTAAATTAAGTTTTGTACTCCTTGCGGCGCTGTTGCCGTTGATGGCGCAAGCCAAGATGAAGGTGATAGCCACGACCCCTGATTTGGGTTCAATCGCCGAAGCGATCGGTGGAGACAAAGTGGAAGTGACCACGTTGGCGCGTCCGACGGAAGATCCGCATTTCGTCGATGCGAAGCCGAGCTTCATTGTGAAGCTGAATCGCGCGGATGCGTTGGTGGAAGGCGGGGCGGAGTTGGAGATTGGCTGGCTGCCGCGCCTGCTGGATGACGCGCGCAACAATAAGCTGGAGCCCGGCGCACCAGCACACATTTCCGCGAGCCAGGGAATCCAGTTGTTGGAAGTGCCGGCGACCCTGGATCGTTCCAAGGGGGATATTCATGCAGCAGGTAATCCGCACTTCATGACGGACCCCATGAACGGGAAAATCGTGGCGCAGCATATTGCGGATTCGTTTTCGGCACTGGACCCGAAGTCGAGTGAGACCTACAAGGCCAACTTAAAAAAGTTTACCGGTGAATTGGATGCCAAGATGGGCGAGTGGGATAAGTTGCTGGCACCTTATAAGGGGCAGGAGGTTATAGCATATCACGATTCGTGGCCTTACTTCGCGAAGCGGTTCGGTCTGAACATCGATATGTTTCTCGAACCAAAACCGGGTATCCCACCCACGCCTTCACATCTGGCGGAAGTCATCATAAAAATGAAGCAGAACAAAGATCATGTTATCATTGTTGATCCCTATCAGAATCGTAAAACCGCAGATACGGTTGCCCGCAACACCGATGCGACTGTCGTGCAGGTGACCCAGTTCCCCGGCGGTGTGAAAGGGACGGAAGGTGGTTACATTCAGATGATGGATTATTTGGTAAAATCGATTGCCACCGCGTTGGGCGAAAAGAAGTGA
- the atpB gene encoding F0F1 ATP synthase subunit A produces the protein MRFIRLILAVALMAGMPMIARCADKVEAPAADSTHAVVAAAQEHAGEAKAGPEKEEGVSLKPIEIWHIGKLPITNSMLVTWIVAIVIIVFARIATRNIKEVPMGAQNFWEWLVESLYNFLRDLIGSDLVRRTFWFFATIFILILACNWFGLIPGVGTIGYGHKAPDGGFVVDQPLFRGANADLNMTFAMSMVFFACWLYWAITSNGVGGFLGHIFGVKGNTAGFMKVLMVIVFFCVGILEVISILFRPVSLSFRLFGNVYAGESMLEAMSHIVPKLGWLIPIPFYFMELLVGLVQALVFMLLTAVFTLLIASHADDHDAAHPHH, from the coding sequence ATGCGTTTCATAAGATTGATTCTGGCGGTGGCTTTAATGGCGGGGATGCCAATGATCGCCCGTTGTGCTGATAAGGTCGAAGCCCCCGCAGCAGACTCCACTCATGCGGTGGTGGCTGCAGCGCAGGAACATGCTGGTGAAGCCAAGGCGGGACCTGAAAAGGAAGAAGGGGTTTCGCTCAAACCTATTGAGATCTGGCACATCGGAAAGCTTCCCATCACGAACTCCATGTTGGTCACCTGGATTGTGGCGATTGTGATCATCGTGTTCGCCCGCATCGCTACTCGCAACATCAAGGAAGTGCCTATGGGAGCCCAAAATTTTTGGGAATGGTTGGTTGAGAGCCTTTATAACTTTCTTCGGGACCTGATTGGCAGTGATCTGGTTCGGCGGACCTTCTGGTTCTTTGCAACGATCTTCATTTTAATTCTGGCATGTAACTGGTTTGGGCTTATTCCTGGAGTTGGCACGATAGGCTATGGACATAAGGCTCCGGATGGAGGGTTTGTTGTTGACCAACCGCTATTCCGTGGTGCTAACGCCGACTTGAATATGACCTTTGCGATGTCGATGGTTTTCTTCGCCTGCTGGCTTTACTGGGCGATTACTTCCAATGGCGTGGGTGGCTTTCTGGGGCACATCTTTGGTGTCAAAGGTAACACCGCTGGTTTCATGAAGGTGTTGATGGTCATTGTTTTCTTCTGCGTTGGTATCCTGGAAGTGATTTCCATCCTCTTTCGCCCGGTTTCACTCAGTTTCCGTCTCTTCGGTAACGTGTATGCCGGTGAGAGCATGTTGGAAGCGATGTCACACATCGTTCCCAAGCTCGGCTGGTTGATACCCATTCCGTTCTACTTCATGGAGCTTTTGGTTGGGTTAGTACAGGCGCTTGTGTTCATGTTGTTGACGGCGGTGTTCACGCTGTTGATAGCCTCACACGCGGATGATCACGATGCGGCACATCCACACCACTAA
- a CDS encoding F0F1 ATP synthase subunit delta gives MKISKQDRREAKQLFRSCVANGVLDENRVRQAVSAVLAQKPRGYFAILSQFQKLVKLDLDRRAAKVESATALTPEMQASVKNNLTSKYGQGLNITFAQNPALLGGLRIQVGSDVYDGSVRARLQSLEESL, from the coding sequence ATGAAAATCTCCAAACAAGATCGCCGCGAAGCCAAGCAACTCTTCCGCAGTTGTGTGGCCAACGGAGTGTTGGATGAGAACCGCGTCCGGCAGGCCGTCAGCGCCGTGTTGGCCCAGAAGCCGCGCGGATATTTTGCGATCCTGAGCCAGTTTCAAAAATTGGTGAAGCTTGACTTGGATCGTCGTGCCGCGAAGGTGGAGAGTGCCACGGCATTAACCCCGGAGATGCAGGCATCGGTAAAAAATAACCTGACCAGCAAGTATGGGCAGGGTTTGAACATCACCTTTGCGCAAAATCCAGCATTGCTCGGTGGATTGCGAATCCAGGTGGGTAGCGATGTGTATGATGGCAGTGTGCGTGCACGGCTGCAAAGTTTGGAAGAGTCCCTGTAA
- a CDS encoding ATP synthase F0 subunit C: protein MLMPLLAEITGNLHIGLAALGAAIGVGIIGMKASEAVGRNPGAATPILVQAILSTAFAEGIVFFAIYLARGQ, encoded by the coding sequence ATGTTAATGCCCTTATTGGCAGAAATCACGGGTAACCTGCACATCGGTTTGGCAGCTCTCGGAGCAGCTATCGGTGTAGGAATCATTGGTATGAAGGCTTCGGAAGCAGTGGGACGCAATCCCGGCGCTGCAACTCCGATTCTCGTTCAAGCCATTTTGAGCACGGCCTTCGCTGAAGGTATCGTGTTCTTCGCCATCTACCTGGCAAGGGGTCAATAA
- a CDS encoding metal ABC transporter permease produces the protein MSEILSVMKWPLIACLLLPGFLVYLGLHIVRREIIFVDLSLAQVATLGTCVAILMHYEPNSTQAYLLSLAFTFIGAIIFTVTRNKGHQHVPQEALIGIVYVVAAALGILLLSRSAEGNEELRRTLIGDVLLVDPKQVMKTFGLYVGVGVVHFIFRKQFHAISFEPERAEAEGIRVKWWDFLFYVLFGLVVTSFVQIGGVLLVFSFLIVPAVCANFLANKLRWLLLIGWTVATVSSVVGLYGSYKMDLPTGAAIVCVLGASLLLVGIFAAFRKKPCDPEECGAGREPVSAKAEQNR, from the coding sequence ATGAGTGAAATATTGTCCGTAATGAAGTGGCCGCTGATTGCGTGCCTATTGTTGCCCGGGTTCCTGGTTTATTTGGGACTGCACATTGTGCGGCGAGAGATTATTTTCGTGGATCTTTCGCTAGCGCAGGTGGCGACGCTGGGAACATGTGTGGCCATCCTGATGCATTATGAACCGAACTCGACCCAGGCTTACCTCTTATCCCTTGCCTTCACGTTCATCGGCGCAATCATTTTTACCGTCACGCGCAACAAAGGACACCAACATGTGCCGCAGGAGGCATTGATTGGAATTGTGTATGTGGTGGCGGCGGCCCTGGGGATTTTGTTATTGAGTCGAAGTGCAGAAGGCAATGAAGAGTTGCGCCGCACCTTGATTGGGGACGTGCTGCTGGTCGATCCGAAACAAGTGATGAAGACTTTTGGGCTTTATGTTGGGGTCGGGGTGGTTCATTTTATTTTCCGTAAGCAGTTTCACGCCATTTCATTCGAACCTGAACGGGCGGAAGCCGAGGGGATTCGGGTTAAATGGTGGGACTTTCTTTTTTACGTGCTGTTCGGATTGGTGGTCACAAGCTTCGTGCAGATCGGTGGTGTGTTGCTCGTGTTCTCGTTTTTGATTGTGCCGGCGGTTTGCGCCAACTTTCTGGCGAACAAATTGCGCTGGTTGCTTTTAATTGGTTGGACCGTAGCGACGGTTTCGAGTGTCGTAGGGCTTTATGGGTCCTACAAAATGGATTTGCCAACCGGTGCGGCAATCGTTTGTGTCTTGGGAGCGTCTTTGTTGCTCGTCGGAATTTTTGCAGCCTTTCGCAAAAAGCCCTGTGATCCAGAAGAGTGTGGTGCCGGTCGCGAGCCTGTGAGTGCCAAGGCGGAACAGAACAGGTAG